The following are encoded in a window of Solidesulfovibrio magneticus RS-1 genomic DNA:
- a CDS encoding DedA family protein, with translation METLSALLALLAGLDAALIQAVADHGDLVYALICLTIYAETAFVVTVFLPGGTLVFTAAALAARGTLDVWPVALGCYAAATLGDMTNFAIGRALRRGAARGAGGGLAGTLRKRLLPPQQLEAARRAFARHGAATVLLSRFVPILRAAFPMAVAMAGMGWGRFIGLNALGKVIWAAVFVGGGYGLGGIPWFARHFGAVVVAAALFPLLIAAARQLLMHLLDRRCRPENQSSPKTP, from the coding sequence ATGGAAACGCTGTCCGCCCTCTTGGCCCTGCTCGCCGGCCTCGACGCCGCCCTGATCCAGGCCGTGGCCGACCACGGCGACCTTGTCTACGCCCTGATCTGCCTGACCATCTACGCCGAGACGGCCTTTGTGGTGACGGTGTTTTTGCCGGGAGGGACGCTGGTTTTCACGGCCGCCGCCCTGGCCGCGCGGGGGACGCTTGACGTCTGGCCGGTGGCCCTGGGCTGCTACGCCGCCGCGACCCTGGGCGACATGACCAACTTCGCCATCGGCCGGGCCTTGCGCCGAGGAGCCGCCCGGGGAGCCGGCGGGGGACTCGCCGGGACGCTTCGCAAACGCCTGTTGCCGCCGCAGCAGCTGGAAGCGGCCCGCAGGGCCTTTGCCCGGCACGGCGCGGCCACGGTGTTGCTGTCGCGGTTCGTGCCCATCCTGCGGGCGGCCTTTCCCATGGCCGTGGCCATGGCCGGGATGGGCTGGGGCCGATTCATCGGGCTCAATGCTTTGGGCAAAGTGATCTGGGCGGCGGTGTTCGTCGGCGGCGGTTACGGCCTTGGCGGCATCCCCTGGTTCGCCCGCCATTTCGGCGCGGTGGTGGTGGCGGCGGCGCTTTTTCCCTTGCTCATCGCCGCAGCACGCCAATTGCTTATGCATCTGCTGGACCGGCGCTGCCGGCCAGAGAACCAATCCAGCCCCAAAACCCCGTAA
- the htpG gene encoding molecular chaperone HtpG produces the protein MSATHGETHEFRAEIRKLLDIITHSIYTNREIFLRELVSNASDALDKLRFEQSRGTAVVDPDEALEIRITADKDAGRLTIADTGCGMTRDELVDHLGTIAKSGTEAFMKSVSENKDAASNLIGRFGVGFYSVFMVADQVEVTSRSAAPQAAPARWTSDGSGSFTIEDVDGEVSRGTVIEITLKEEAKEYADPERIKSVLRKHSNFISFPILLDGEKTNTIPALWRESKFSVTPEQYKEFYQFLTYDSDEPLATIHVSVDAPVQFTALLFIPKHGMGPMPMRDQLHHGLDLYVRRVLISKETKELIPEFLGFVRGVVDTEDLPLNISRETLQENVVLRKIQSVLVKQILDKLKAMAKEDPEKYNAFFAAHGQGFKLGYGDYAHREAFAELVRFDSSALAAQDGDDDEAEKVRLTSLADYVTRARDGQKAIYYLSGPSRAALDLNPHLEVFRAKGLEVLYLYEPIDEFIMDSIGTFKDLKLKSAELADAAELEPFEGQPVENKAPELTPEESGSLDDFLKAIKDLLGERVTDVRLSTRLTQSPSCLVSPDEHMTSSMQKIIRLMSKDATPPKKALELNRDHALIRNLLSIYRRDAADPFIGKAVEQLYDSALLLDGYLSDPHQMVARINDLLADASALHAK, from the coding sequence ATGTCCGCCACGCACGGCGAAACCCATGAATTTCGCGCCGAGATCCGCAAGCTCCTCGATATCATCACCCACTCCATCTACACCAATCGCGAGATCTTTTTGCGCGAACTGGTGTCCAACGCCTCCGACGCCCTGGACAAGCTGCGCTTCGAACAAAGCCGGGGCACGGCTGTCGTCGATCCCGACGAAGCGCTCGAAATCCGCATCACCGCCGACAAGGACGCCGGCCGCCTGACCATCGCCGACACCGGCTGCGGCATGACCCGCGACGAACTCGTGGACCACCTCGGCACCATCGCCAAATCCGGCACCGAGGCTTTCATGAAGTCGGTGTCCGAAAACAAGGACGCCGCCTCCAACCTGATCGGCCGGTTCGGCGTGGGCTTTTATTCCGTGTTCATGGTGGCCGACCAGGTGGAGGTCACCTCCCGCTCGGCCGCTCCGCAGGCCGCCCCGGCCCGCTGGACTTCCGACGGCTCGGGCAGCTTCACCATCGAGGACGTGGACGGCGAGGTTTCGCGCGGCACGGTGATCGAGATCACCCTCAAGGAGGAGGCCAAGGAATACGCCGACCCCGAGCGCATCAAGTCGGTGTTGCGCAAGCACTCCAACTTCATCTCCTTCCCGATCCTCCTTGACGGCGAAAAGACCAACACCATCCCGGCCCTGTGGCGCGAGTCCAAGTTCTCGGTGACCCCGGAACAGTACAAGGAATTCTACCAGTTCCTGACCTACGATTCCGACGAGCCGCTGGCCACCATCCACGTCAGCGTGGACGCGCCGGTGCAGTTCACGGCTTTGCTTTTCATCCCCAAGCACGGCATGGGTCCCATGCCCATGCGTGATCAGCTCCACCACGGGCTGGACCTGTACGTGCGCCGGGTGCTCATCTCCAAGGAAACCAAGGAACTCATCCCGGAATTCCTGGGGTTCGTGCGCGGCGTGGTGGACACCGAGGACCTGCCGCTGAACATCTCCCGCGAGACGCTTCAGGAAAACGTGGTCCTGCGCAAGATCCAGTCCGTGCTGGTCAAGCAGATTCTCGACAAGCTCAAGGCCATGGCCAAGGAAGACCCCGAAAAGTACAACGCCTTTTTCGCCGCCCACGGCCAAGGCTTCAAGCTCGGCTACGGCGACTACGCCCACCGCGAGGCCTTTGCCGAGCTGGTGCGCTTCGACTCCTCGGCGCTGGCGGCCCAGGACGGCGACGACGACGAGGCCGAAAAGGTCCGGCTCACCTCCCTGGCCGATTACGTGACCCGGGCCAGGGACGGCCAGAAAGCCATCTATTATCTGTCCGGCCCGTCCCGGGCGGCGCTCGACCTCAATCCGCACCTGGAAGTCTTCCGGGCCAAGGGCCTGGAAGTGCTCTACCTCTACGAGCCCATCGACGAATTCATCATGGATTCCATCGGCACGTTCAAGGACCTGAAGCTCAAGTCGGCGGAACTGGCCGACGCCGCCGAGCTGGAACCTTTCGAGGGCCAGCCGGTCGAGAACAAGGCCCCGGAACTGACCCCGGAAGAGTCCGGCTCCCTGGACGATTTCCTGAAGGCCATCAAGGATCTGCTCGGCGAGCGCGTCACCGACGTGCGCCTGTCCACGCGCCTGACCCAGAGCCCGTCGTGTCTGGTCTCGCCCGACGAACACATGACCTCGAGCATGCAGAAGATCATCCGGCTCATGAGCAAGGACGCGACTCCCCCGAAAAAGGCCCTGGAACTCAACCGCGACCATGCGCTGATCCGCAACCTGCTTTCCATCTACCGCCGCGACGCCGCCGATCCCTTCATCGGCAAGGCCGTGGAGCAGCTCTACGACTCGGCCCTGCTGCTGGACGGCTACCTGTCCGACCCGCACCAGATGGTGGCCCGCATAAACGACCTCCTGGCCGACGCCAGCGCCCTGCACGCCAAATAG
- a CDS encoding Hsp20/alpha crystallin family protein: protein MVIDLSPFYGATTPFDRLFETLWPSMAISQRGTAYPPVNIGEDDENLYVRCEIPGMAIADLDLTLTDSSLVIKGERKAERGKYYRQERPTGVFQRVVNISGGVSRDKVTATMRDGLLEVVLPKSDESKPKKISIVTV from the coding sequence ATGGTCATTGATTTAAGCCCTTTTTATGGCGCAACGACCCCGTTTGACCGGCTTTTCGAGACGCTTTGGCCTTCCATGGCCATCAGTCAGCGCGGCACGGCCTATCCGCCCGTCAATATCGGCGAGGACGACGAGAACCTCTACGTCCGGTGCGAGATTCCGGGCATGGCCATTGCCGACCTTGACCTGACGCTGACCGACTCCAGTCTGGTCATCAAGGGCGAGCGCAAGGCGGAACGCGGCAAGTATTACCGGCAGGAGCGCCCGACCGGCGTGTTCCAGCGAGTGGTCAACATTTCGGGCGGGGTCAGTCGCGACAAGGTCACGGCCACCATGCGCGACGGCCTGCTCGAAGTCGTGCTGCCCAAGTCGGACGAGAGCAAGCCCAAAAAGATCAGCATCGTGACGGTCTAA
- a CDS encoding Hsp20/alpha crystallin family protein, with protein sequence MADTVAKAEERRLPRVKPATDIIEKEDGFYIYLDMPGVSKEHLVIDLNEDELKVSGKAEYALAEGQKLGHVEFGGGEYFRSFTISHIVDKERIKASLRDGVLELHLPRQEKAQPRKIEIQAG encoded by the coding sequence ATGGCCGATACCGTTGCCAAGGCCGAAGAACGCCGGCTGCCCAGGGTCAAGCCGGCCACGGACATCATCGAAAAGGAAGACGGCTTCTACATCTATCTGGACATGCCCGGCGTGTCCAAGGAACACCTCGTCATCGATCTCAACGAGGATGAGCTCAAGGTTTCGGGCAAGGCCGAATACGCCCTGGCCGAGGGGCAGAAGCTTGGCCACGTGGAGTTCGGCGGCGGCGAATACTTCCGCAGCTTCACCATATCGCACATCGTGGACAAGGAACGCATCAAGGCGTCGCTACGAGACGGGGTGCTGGAACTGCACCTGCCCCGCCAGGAAAAGGCCCAGCCCCGCAAGATCGAGATTCAAGCCGGCTGA
- a CDS encoding MucR family transcriptional regulator, translating to MEDHVKSALEIVKAQASVRSMTDEEISSMVRRLAAGILEISLGLCPQDDEDAVEMEPKKAVKEKSITCLECGKSFKVITRKHLATHGLTPEEYKAKHGYKKTMPLVCKGLQRERRKKMKDMRLWEKKVKTVA from the coding sequence ATGGAAGACCATGTCAAGAGCGCTCTGGAGATCGTCAAAGCCCAGGCGTCGGTGCGCAGCATGACCGATGAGGAGATTTCCTCCATGGTGCGCCGGTTGGCCGCCGGCATCCTCGAAATCAGCCTCGGCCTGTGTCCCCAGGACGACGAGGACGCCGTGGAGATGGAGCCCAAGAAGGCGGTCAAGGAGAAATCCATCACCTGCCTGGAGTGCGGCAAATCCTTCAAGGTGATCACCCGCAAGCATCTGGCCACCCACGGACTGACCCCCGAGGAGTACAAGGCCAAGCACGGCTACAAGAAGACCATGCCCTTGGTGTGCAAGGGCTTGCAGCGGGAACGCCGCAAAAAGATGAAGGATATGCGCCTGTGGGAGAAGAAGGTGAAAACAGTGGCCTAA
- a CDS encoding HU family DNA-binding protein, which translates to MAKTDIIAKIQANAGIATKAEAGKVLDAVLGAIQESLVGGEALTLTGFGTFKVSERAARTGRDPRTGNPIDIPASKAVRFTPGKTLKDAVK; encoded by the coding sequence ATGGCTAAAACAGACATCATCGCCAAGATCCAGGCCAATGCTGGCATTGCCACCAAGGCCGAGGCCGGCAAGGTCCTCGACGCCGTTCTGGGCGCCATCCAAGAGTCCCTGGTCGGCGGCGAGGCCCTGACCCTGACGGGTTTTGGCACCTTCAAGGTGTCGGAGCGGGCGGCGCGCACCGGGCGTGACCCCCGTACCGGCAACCCCATCGATATTCCCGCTTCCAAGGCCGTGCGCTTCACCCCGGGCAAGACCCTCAAGGACGCCGTGAAGTAG
- a CDS encoding CBS domain-containing protein, translated as MQIADIMRTTVIKVRPEAPVGHVLIWYGGMNNTFRNTYVVDHCDRLLGVVTIHRFLSLIVSPEVASQARAGHLDGREALLDALRRNMAASSDTPVGELMDADYPFAHPEDLFVMAGELIVERGIPAVPVIDPNGVLVGEISRRMILQFLVKNL; from the coding sequence ATGCAGATCGCCGACATCATGCGCACCACGGTCATCAAGGTGCGGCCCGAAGCGCCGGTCGGGCACGTGCTCATCTGGTACGGCGGCATGAACAACACCTTTCGCAACACGTATGTGGTGGACCACTGCGACCGGTTGCTTGGGGTGGTGACCATCCACAGGTTTCTCTCCCTTATCGTCTCGCCCGAGGTGGCGTCCCAGGCCAGGGCCGGGCATCTCGACGGTCGGGAGGCGCTCCTGGACGCCCTGCGCCGCAACATGGCCGCCAGTTCGGACACGCCGGTGGGCGAACTCATGGACGCCGACTATCCCTTTGCCCATCCCGAGGATCTCTTCGTCATGGCCGGGGAGCTCATTGTGGAGCGCGGCATTCCGGCCGTGCCGGTCATTGATCCCAACGGGGTGCTGGTGGGGGAGATCAGCCGGCGCATGATTTTGCAATTCCTGGTGAAAAATCTCTAG
- a CDS encoding cupin domain-containing protein, with product MQDTVAFVLTEGRAIHTLTDVRDAEALPWQDHPAFAGVRLRHLVTAADTEGQLSCHIVRLAPGASLAGHVHDGQWELHEVVCGSGTAALAGRQTDYAPGVTAVIPRGTPHAVTAGDQGLCLLAKFFPALL from the coding sequence ATGCAAGACACTGTCGCTTTCGTCCTGACCGAGGGCCGCGCCATCCACACCCTGACTGATGTCCGCGACGCCGAAGCGTTGCCCTGGCAGGACCATCCGGCCTTTGCCGGCGTGCGCCTGCGCCATCTGGTCACCGCCGCCGACACCGAAGGCCAGCTCAGTTGCCACATCGTGCGCCTGGCCCCCGGGGCCAGCCTGGCCGGCCACGTCCACGACGGGCAATGGGAGCTCCACGAGGTCGTCTGCGGATCGGGCACGGCCGCATTGGCCGGCCGGCAAACCGACTACGCCCCCGGCGTCACGGCCGTCATCCCCCGGGGCACGCCCCACGCCGTCACGGCCGGCGACCAGGGCCTGTGCTTGCTTGCCAAGTTTTTCCCGGCCTTGCTGTAA
- a CDS encoding helix-turn-helix transcriptional regulator, producing MSQTSRLDVLRHPGLPGLSVVQGRDVAADIAPHAHGAVVVGLILDGGRELSCGGGRARIEAGEGFIVPDGVRHSCAPLARRGQSYVAVAVAPQLLAEVGRADDAPEDWVRPWRNAEASAWLLKLAEALAEDADAALEALCALAHGLRLRPGPGRPSHPAVAVARAAIEADPAAPHDLASLAALAGVGPTYLQRLFVRETGMAVGQYLLARRVAHGAGQAAAGEGLAQAALSAGFCDQSHFTRQCKRRLGVPPGAYREWNGGEGRDEGRREKEEDALRRLGA from the coding sequence ATGTCCCAAACGTCCCGACTCGACGTGCTCCGCCATCCTGGCTTGCCGGGTCTGAGCGTCGTTCAGGGCCGGGACGTGGCCGCCGACATCGCGCCCCATGCCCACGGCGCGGTGGTGGTCGGGCTGATCCTGGACGGCGGTCGGGAACTGTCTTGCGGCGGCGGGCGCGCGCGCATCGAGGCCGGGGAGGGCTTTATCGTGCCCGACGGCGTGCGCCACAGCTGCGCGCCTCTGGCCCGACGCGGCCAAAGCTACGTCGCCGTGGCCGTGGCCCCGCAACTGCTGGCCGAGGTCGGCCGGGCTGACGACGCGCCCGAGGACTGGGTGCGGCCCTGGCGCAACGCCGAAGCTTCGGCCTGGCTTCTGAAATTGGCCGAAGCCCTGGCGGAAGACGCCGACGCGGCCTTGGAGGCCCTTTGCGCCCTGGCCCATGGCCTGCGCCTGCGCCCCGGTCCGGGCCGGCCCAGCCATCCGGCCGTGGCCGTGGCCCGGGCGGCCATCGAGGCCGATCCCGCAGCACCCCACGATCTGGCCTCCCTGGCCGCCCTGGCCGGAGTCGGACCGACCTACCTGCAGCGGCTTTTCGTGCGCGAAACCGGCATGGCCGTGGGCCAATATCTGCTCGCCCGACGGGTGGCCCACGGAGCCGGGCAGGCCGCCGCTGGCGAGGGGCTGGCCCAGGCCGCCCTAAGCGCCGGTTTTTGCGACCAAAGCCACTTCACCCGCCAATGCAAACGTCGCCTGGGCGTGCCGCCCGGGGCGTATCGTGAGTGGAATGGGGGTGAGGGGAGAGATGAGGGAAGGAGAGAGAAAGAGGAAGATGCCTTGCGGCGGCTGGGGGCCTGA
- a CDS encoding cyclic nucleotide-binding domain-containing protein yields MIQGPLAFISSATGLSASAVDVGARVALGLAIFAAVSLALSLLARRGAISRPLGGLVKWLCGLGLVWGLAATLPPADAAAGDKAVSLASLVALWMVARYAVDFFFQKFSPSRGDVRPTRHILQDLSKFLILAVLAGWGLRDILDIQLGPLLTSSAILTAVIGLSMQDTIGSLFSGLLLQIEKPFSEGDWIKVGDVEGQVTEVTWRYTKVVTIEANAVLLPNNLVAKERLVNYDRPASHLRQIVNVPAPVHAPPVAVRSAILAALRRAEGVLADPAPAARLLDIQGDRIVYAAVYYIAAFNNRMAVADAVLAAIWYQFMEQGVSLPPPGRRIVMAEESAQAGATPEQLASLAEVALLAGLGEADLDLLVRASTRRTFAPGQVIMAKGETGSTMNVILSGLTAVTVGDREVARLGAGQIVGEMALLTGEPRQADVRAVEPTECLVVDREGFRLVLSRHPAVVERVRAIFEARAAANHAASKPDAQAEALSLFARFRSLFT; encoded by the coding sequence TTGATCCAGGGACCCCTTGCCTTCATCAGCAGTGCCACCGGCTTGTCCGCGTCCGCCGTGGACGTGGGGGCGCGGGTCGCCCTTGGGCTGGCGATTTTCGCGGCCGTGTCCCTGGCCCTGTCGCTGCTCGCCCGTCGGGGGGCCATTAGCCGTCCCTTGGGGGGCCTCGTCAAGTGGCTGTGCGGCCTGGGGCTTGTCTGGGGTCTGGCCGCCACCCTGCCGCCGGCCGACGCCGCCGCCGGGGACAAGGCCGTGTCCCTGGCCAGCCTGGTCGCCCTGTGGATGGTGGCCCGCTACGCCGTGGATTTCTTTTTCCAGAAGTTCTCCCCGAGCCGGGGCGACGTGCGGCCCACGCGCCATATCCTCCAGGACCTGAGCAAATTCCTCATCCTGGCCGTGCTGGCCGGCTGGGGGCTGCGCGACATCCTGGACATCCAGCTCGGGCCGCTCTTAACCTCCTCGGCCATCCTCACCGCCGTCATCGGCCTGTCCATGCAGGACACCATCGGCAGCCTGTTTTCGGGCTTGCTGCTGCAGATCGAAAAACCCTTCAGCGAAGGGGACTGGATCAAGGTGGGCGACGTGGAGGGGCAGGTGACGGAAGTCACCTGGCGCTACACCAAAGTGGTGACCATCGAGGCCAACGCCGTGCTTCTCCCCAACAACCTCGTAGCCAAGGAACGGCTGGTCAACTACGACCGGCCGGCCTCCCACCTGCGCCAGATCGTCAACGTGCCGGCGCCGGTCCATGCGCCGCCCGTGGCCGTGCGCTCGGCCATCCTGGCCGCCCTGCGCCGGGCCGAGGGGGTGCTGGCCGATCCGGCCCCGGCGGCGCGCCTCCTGGACATCCAGGGCGACCGCATCGTCTATGCCGCCGTCTATTACATCGCCGCTTTCAACAACCGCATGGCCGTGGCCGACGCCGTGCTGGCGGCCATCTGGTACCAGTTCATGGAGCAGGGCGTGAGCCTGCCTCCGCCCGGCCGGCGCATCGTCATGGCCGAGGAATCGGCCCAGGCCGGGGCCACGCCCGAGCAGCTCGCCTCCCTGGCCGAGGTGGCGCTTCTGGCCGGCCTGGGCGAGGCCGACCTTGATCTGCTGGTGCGGGCTTCGACCCGGCGGACCTTCGCCCCGGGGCAGGTGATCATGGCCAAGGGCGAGACCGGCAGCACCATGAATGTCATCCTGTCAGGCCTTACGGCCGTGACCGTGGGCGACCGGGAGGTGGCCCGACTGGGGGCCGGCCAGATCGTCGGCGAGATGGCCCTTTTGACCGGTGAACCCAGGCAGGCCGACGTGCGCGCCGTGGAACCCACCGAATGCCTGGTAGTTGACCGCGAAGGTTTCCGGCTGGTCCTCTCGCGCCATCCGGCCGTGGTCGAGCGGGTGCGGGCCATTTTCGAAGCCCGAGCCGCCGCCAACCACGCCGCTTCCAAACCCGATGCCCAGGCCGAGGCCCTCAGCCTCTTCGCCCGGTTCAGGAGTCTTTTCACATGA
- a CDS encoding TatD family hydrolase: MAKRKTERPDPSSLGLPRVGVDSHAHLDGAGEDRAMATPEAIGAVLDRAAAAGVAQVGHVFLGPAAHAAGRELFAGRDEVFFLLGIHPCDAAKAAPGDVAAMEAAFGADAGLRAVGEIGLDYYWDAGTAEVQKALFRDQLALARQLDLPVAVHSRDAAADTLAILDDLGFAGRPLVWHCFGGDAALAAEIARRGFHLSVPGPVTYAKNTALAEAVAGCDPSRLLLETDAPYLAPEPWRGKRNEPALLAFTAVRVAGLLGLDPAELWRRTGDNARAFFRL; encoded by the coding sequence ATGGCAAAAAGGAAAACCGAGCGGCCGGACCCGTCGAGCCTGGGGCTGCCGCGTGTCGGCGTGGACAGCCACGCCCATCTCGACGGCGCGGGCGAGGATCGGGCCATGGCCACGCCCGAGGCCATAGGGGCCGTGCTCGACCGGGCGGCGGCGGCCGGTGTGGCCCAAGTCGGCCACGTGTTCCTGGGGCCGGCCGCCCACGCCGCCGGGCGGGAGCTTTTTGCCGGAAGGGATGAGGTCTTTTTCCTGCTCGGCATCCATCCCTGCGACGCGGCCAAGGCCGCGCCCGGGGACGTGGCCGCCATGGAAGCGGCCTTTGGGGCCGATGCGGGCCTGAGGGCCGTGGGCGAGATCGGCCTGGACTACTACTGGGACGCCGGCACGGCCGAGGTCCAAAAGGCGCTTTTTCGCGACCAGCTGGCCCTGGCCCGGCAGCTCGACCTGCCCGTGGCCGTCCACAGCCGCGACGCCGCCGCCGACACCCTGGCCATCCTCGACGACCTGGGCTTTGCCGGCCGGCCGCTGGTCTGGCACTGCTTCGGCGGCGACGCCGCCCTGGCCGCCGAGATCGCGCGGCGCGGCTTTCATCTCTCCGTGCCCGGGCCGGTGACCTACGCCAAGAACACGGCCCTGGCCGAGGCCGTGGCCGGCTGCGACCCCTCGCGGCTTTTGCTCGAAACCGACGCCCCCTATCTCGCTCCCGAGCCCTGGCGCGGCAAGCGCAACGAACCGGCCCTGCTCGCCTTCACGGCCGTGCGCGTGGCCGGGCTGCTCGGCCTGGACCCGGCCGAACTGTGGCGGCGGACCGGCGACAACGCCCGGGCGTTTTTCCGGCTCTAG
- a CDS encoding response regulator transcription factor — protein MKSVLVVDDDPSIRALIRLYLESAGYAVIEAGDGKRAMAALDGQPVDLVILDIFMPEMDGLEVLQVLRGHCQTCRVMAISGGSAKIGMDLLGHATIFGADAVLEKPFGEVTLLDKVTALIGPAAD, from the coding sequence GTGAAATCCGTATTGGTCGTGGACGACGATCCCAGCATTCGTGCCCTGATCCGGCTCTACCTGGAGAGCGCCGGCTATGCCGTCATCGAGGCCGGCGACGGCAAACGGGCCATGGCCGCCCTGGACGGGCAGCCGGTGGACCTGGTGATTCTCGACATCTTCATGCCGGAGATGGATGGGCTGGAGGTGTTGCAGGTGTTGCGCGGCCACTGCCAGACCTGCCGGGTGATGGCCATTTCCGGCGGTTCGGCCAAGATCGGCATGGATTTGCTGGGCCACGCCACCATTTTCGGGGCCGATGCGGTGCTCGAAAAACCTTTCGGCGAAGTCACGCTGCTGGATAAAGTGACGGCCCTGATCGGCCCCGCCGCCGACTGA
- a CDS encoding response regulator, with translation MEPATAPPRLLLVDDNRDNLALIRLYLESDHYRIDEAENGVQAVELFAAAPYDLVLMDLEMPVVDGYEATRRIRALERQRGAVPTPILALTAHALDEHRLLCQQAGFTDFLAKPVRKAAVLRTLLHYLGPEGESAEPTKPRPPNTDAPNPGRLAALLPLFYDLASQTLDAARTALDQGDLDQARRQSHKLKGSAGSYGFPELAKAAAALERAADAGNAKAAAAARDWAAALLAKARLDWPV, from the coding sequence ATGGAACCAGCCACCGCACCCCCTCGCCTGCTGCTTGTCGACGACAACCGCGACAATCTGGCCCTGATTCGCCTCTACCTGGAAAGCGACCATTACCGCATCGACGAGGCCGAGAACGGCGTCCAGGCCGTGGAGCTGTTCGCCGCCGCGCCCTATGATCTGGTGCTCATGGACTTGGAGATGCCTGTGGTGGACGGCTACGAAGCCACCCGACGCATCCGGGCGCTGGAACGGCAGCGAGGAGCCGTCCCCACGCCCATCCTGGCCCTGACCGCCCATGCCCTGGATGAACACCGGCTGCTTTGCCAGCAAGCCGGATTCACCGATTTTCTGGCCAAGCCCGTGCGCAAGGCGGCCGTGCTGCGCACCCTGCTCCACTATCTCGGGCCGGAAGGCGAGTCCGCCGAACCGACCAAGCCCCGGCCCCCCAACACCGACGCCCCAAACCCTGGCCGATTGGCCGCCCTGCTGCCTCTCTTTTACGACTTGGCCAGCCAGACCTTGGATGCGGCCCGCACCGCCCTGGACCAGGGCGACCTGGACCAAGCCCGCCGCCAGAGCCACAAACTCAAAGGGTCGGCCGGCTCTTACGGCTTCCCCGAACTGGCCAAAGCAGCCGCCGCCCTGGAACGAGCGGCCGACGCCGGCAACGCCAAGGCCGCCGCCGCCGCCCGGGACTGGGCCGCCGCCCTTTTGGCCAAGGCCCGTCTGGACTGGCCGGTGTAA
- a CDS encoding DUF4911 domain-containing protein, producing MPTGSARLYVRLASANVSLLTFFLQAEDNLALPTVVDRFAAVVRLIYSPDEAGRVETFLRDFTAVCPEAAVCLRP from the coding sequence GTGCCGACCGGTTCGGCCCGGCTGTATGTGCGCCTGGCCTCGGCCAACGTGTCGCTGTTGACGTTTTTTCTCCAGGCCGAGGACAATCTGGCCCTGCCCACGGTGGTGGACCGGTTCGCCGCCGTGGTGCGCCTGATCTACAGCCCGGACGAGGCCGGCCGGGTGGAAACGTTTTTGCGCGACTTCACCGCCGTCTGCCCCGAAGCCGCCGTGTGCCTGCGGCCCTGA